GactcaataaaaatattcttcccaCACTAGGCCATGTGACCCAAATAACCAGTTAGAACAATATTGCCTTCTCAAAACATCCCTCCTTTTAATCCATTTAGGTAAGCTTTAATTAACTTTCCCCGTATCACTTTAAACTTACTTTACCTTTGTAACAGTCTGTAATGAACACTGTTAGTAACTTTGGAAGTTCTGGCTTAAAGCTTTCAGTTTatgtttctctgtattttgtcaaatgaagtaatttttaaaaaataagattccaGGTAAAATGATGATATGCAAAGCATTTAGTTTCATTCCTGCTATTTTTTTTAGGCAAAAGACACAGGAGGTTCAATATGGTTTCTTAGAACTGAAGAACCTACTAGCAGAGTAACATATGACCGGtctctcttaaatattttaaatagcagaGACTTTAAGAGGATACGCTTAATTACACTTAATGCTCAACATGAAAGCAACCAGAAATTAGTGCTAAGTATCACCCTTGCCTTGTTTATCCTCTGAATTCTTAGAATATACACACATTTTCAGGATTTACAATAGCTTCCTTTTCTAAGAATTAGGTTTCTCTAACTTAAATGGGTTTCTATATAATCAAGTagaaaaatgttcctttttcattatttaaaggaCGTTAATGAGATTATCATCTCATTTCTATTAAATATTCAACTACACCCACTGCAATtaccattttcatattttaataatagataGTATCATACTGACTCATATCTGTTTGGCTCTTATTTGGACACCAGTGATGTTTGATATTCCTTGAACGTTGCAGTCCAATAGCAAACAAGTAGTCCCTAGTTACAAACTCTCAGTCACCAATGTTTGTGCATTAATGTGAGCTCTTTGGGGCCTGTGTAAATTGTCTCCCTGTATTTTCTGACACAGTTTGGCCTATGCCTCCCCCTTGATCAAATACACTTTTCAGGTAGAGCAGAAAACCAAAGAATTGGCAGCTAAAAACCATAAATTACAACATTTACAAGCTTCAAAGGACTATACCCAGAATTTGAGAGACTAGCACATGTTTGTAAATTCTGAAGCAGTTCTTCCTTCAATTATGAATGTATAATCTTTCTTGGGTTCAGTGCCTACGGTTCTTGTCTAAATGAAATAGCATAAGACATAAGATGGAAAATCAATTCTTTTGAATGGGATATAtttaatgaatttctttttattttaggcaAGAAATTCTTCAGCATGTCgatgtaataaaaaatttttctttgaccAAGAATAGTGTTCGGATTGGACAACTGATGCACTATGATTATTCCAGccataaatatgttttctctaTTAGCAATAACTTCCGATCGCTGCTTCCAGATGTGTCACCCATTGTGAATAAGCATTATAATATTTGTGCTGTGGTTGGAAATAGTGGGATCCTGACAGGGAGCCGGTGTGGACAACAAATAGATAAGTCAGATTTTGTTTTCCGTTGCAATTTTGCCCCTACGGAGGCTTTCCAAAGAGATGTTGGAAGGAAAACCAACCTTACCACCTTCAACCCCAGCATCCTGGAAAAATATTACAACAATCTTTTGACCATTCAGGACCGTAACAActtttttctcagtttaaaaaagcTCGATGGGGCCATTCTTTGGATCCCTGCATTTTTTTTCCACACTTCAGCAACTGTTACCAGGACACTAGTTGACTTTTTTGTTGAACACAGAGGTCAGTTAAAGGTCCAACTGGCTTGGCCTGGAAATATAATGCAACATGTCAACAGGTGTGTATATTTTATTGCCTTTAACTCATACCCTACCAGATGGCAAATCAATATTGTAATCTCTTGGGGGTGGTAGCGAACTGATTAGTTAGTTGTTGCGGTTAGCTTAGTACCTTAGAATGAACGCTTATGTTttgtaatgaatgaatggatcatTCTAGGTAAGAAGTTCAGTCTCCTACCCCAGCTGGTAACCAAGTGTCAAATGGAGGGACTGATGTTTCATCAGCTTCTCCTCTCCATTCCCTGTCCCCTTCCTTGGTGGTAAGCCTAACAAGCAGTCATGGAAATCACCACaaatcaataattttcttttaatggatAGCTGTGTCCCAATAATGCCAATGACTAAAGTGGACAAAtcaattgctttttttaaagatgcGATTGActttaaatgttcctttttatttgatatttgggTGTTTTTTAGATGTCCAAGATTAGAAAACCACCTAGACAAATCAAAATTGTATAATCTGCTTTTATAATTCGAGATTTGAGTGCCAAAACATGTGAAAAGTATTTTATCAGCTCATCGTTATCCCTTGTAATTTGAAAGACAGATTAACCAGGATGCAATATTTTCGTCTAGTCCGATGAGTCTTAACTCTGGCTGTACCTTAGAATCACttggagagatttaaaaaatactcttgcCTGGGCTCTAATTCAAGAGATTCTAATGTAATTTgtctggtgggggaggagagaggctcAGGCACTTGGTATGTCTTAATAACTCCCCAGCTGATTCTAATAAGCAGCCAGAATTGGGAGCAGGCATTTGTAAAAATGCAGGGCATTTTATAAAGCAAGATTAattgcagaatttttttctttaaataatctgaGGAAATTGCCTCAACTCTAATTTCCCCTATGAGAATAGCCCCAGTGTCCTAACGTACTGTCCAGATGTTACTGCAAGTTAGAGTGGGTTCTAGGAGGTCTGGTAAACAAGGATTGTAAAATTTTTATCCCATGGTAGATGGGTACATGGTAGTGTACCTGTAGTCCTCTAAAGTCTTCCAAATTTAAGATCTGTGTAGTTGACCTCTCATATAAGGAGGAATTATCGTGTAATCAACTGGTATGTATCTAACAGGTAGGGTGATGCCAGAATTTACAGTCCACACTGGAaccttttctttgaaagaaaaagggCACTATTAAGAATTACAACAAAGACAATAGGCAAAAACTGGGACTGTTCCAGTTTCCCAGGATGTATGGTTACCTTCTTAAGAGGTAATATAACCCAACTCCTAAGTTTAAAGATGCATTAACTGAGGTACAAAGAATGAGTTATTTACCCAACGTCACTGCCCAAAATGGGCAGAACCAGAATTAGAAGCCAGGCCTCCTGCCAACCTGCCCTGTGGTCTTTTGACCTCATCGTTTTGCTCCCCTCTTGCTCTATGTAAGTACAGCTGTACTAAAAGAGACATCAGAAGCCATTCTAACTCCTTAGGtaagaatattaaaacaaagactgaacTTCTGAATTTCACCTGGAAGGGAAATGTCCACGTGTAGCCTTCAGGTAGTGAAGCAGGAACTGCATGTGACAGAACCTTCAGGAAGCAGCCTGTGTGGCCCACCTGGCCCCCAGCCTTTCAGCAGGTCGGGCTTGAACATGCTAGTTCAGGGAAAACTTGGAGGAAGTACAGTCCATGGAAACCTGATTCATGAACAGTTTGATTCTGCCTGCACAGCCAGTCACAAAggcacacgtgtgtgcatgcacacacacacacacacacacacacacacactccacagcAGTCTCAGATATTTGGCAGTTTAGGTAGGAAGGCTTCAAATTACTATCTAAACATGGAAGGAACAACAACCATAATttagccttttttaaaattcagaaagtgTGTAAATACTTTTCTTAGGTTCTGGCACGCCAAAGAAGGGCTTGGGAGCATTTGGTTAAGACAAAGGAAGAGGGAATGTGATTTTTTTACGAGCgggtagaaaaaaaataaggctctACAATCTTTCCAAACCCAAGAAGACAGATTTCATCTCTAAGTTTGGATAAGGAAGTAACAGAGGAGGCCCCCTTTGATTAAGCAACCTCCTCCCCAGCCCAAGGGCCCTTTATGTGTGAGAAGCACAGTCATTCTCACTGGCGGGCTTTTACGGCATCACCGCTGAGTCAGAGACACCACTCTTTAGGACAACCCAGAGCAGGGATGGCTTCAAACCTGTGTGACTTCTATAGTAACACACGAGCCCACGCTTAGAAAGGCCGACGCTTGGTTTAATACTCTGCTGTTGCCCTCTTgaaattctcaataatttttgaagtaagggcccacattttcattttgcacggGGTCTCACAAATTATGTAGCCGGTCCTGCCCTGAGGTGTTTTGTGGTCTAAAAGACAGATTCAAAGCAAGTACTGGTTAAGTTACCTGGATAAATTCACTTCCCAAACCAGTCACAGTGACCCAGCTGACCAAAACCTTCAACACTGGCCTCTGAATCCACCTGTACTTATTGTTCCACAGGTActggaaaaacaaacatttgtCACCCAAACGGCTGAGCACAGGTATTCTTATGTACACCCTTGCGTCAGCAATATGTGAAGAGATCCACTTGTATGGATTTTGGCCTTTTGGATTTGACCCCAACACAAGGGAAGATCTTCCATACCATTACTATGacaaaaaaggaaccaaatttACTACCAAGTGGCAGGAGTCCCACCAGCTGCCTGCTGAGTTTCAGCTGTTGTACCGAATGCACGGGGAAGGGCTCGCCAAGCTGACTCTGTCACGCTGTGCCTAAGAACTGCGAACAGAAAGTGCCAAATGGCTGATTTAAAAGTGCCCCAACTCACACTGAATAGTCGACAGGATAGAACCCTAGAGAATTTCTTATAAGGATTGTCTGCCACTTAAAAGGAAAGATGTCTTCTCTCCCCCTTTCGCGCTGCTCTTTTAAGGGTCTTAGCAGGACAGATGCTTGGAAGCCACCTGACTTAAACTTGATTGATAAAGGGAATGTTGCATCTGGAACTATGCTGCTAACGAAATGGTCTGAAGTATTTTcatgtttgtattttaataataaactgCCTCCCATTTTTTATGAGGATTAGGGCTGTAGTTTCTGCAGCTTTGCTCAGATACAGTCCTCGTAATCAGAGGCCTCTGGCCAATTTGAGCAGGATTTCAGTTTTGCCTGGGTGGGATCAGACTCTTTAAAATGATAACATAAAAGACTGGCTTGCGtatattgtctctctctctctctctctctctctctctctctctctccccccaccccccccaaccacTCCCCTGACCCACCCCCCCAACCACTCCCctgacccaccccccccccccaccgtggAGTTTAATATTTTTGCTAGGAATCCTATTGAAATAGCTTTGCTTGTATGTCTTGCATCTGTAATTGATATGTTCAAGGCTCTAGGTAACTTTGATATTTCATGACAAACTGAACAAATCATGATGGGGATCCCCTTATGATTACTTTTATAAGAAATGCCTCTTATGAAGTTCTCACTAGTCCGTGAAGTCATTCTACAGCAGCGTGGTTCCTCTCTGGCGAGACGTGTATAATACAGTGCCTCTTTCACTACCACGAAAAAAGCCTAGGTTGTGGGCGGCATCTCATCTCTTGGCGTGAGGGCTGTTATGGCAGATCATTTTGTTGCCACATCTGCAGGGCATTGCAGCCTGGGTTTAGTGCCTCCTCCCACAGTCCCAACCCGAGCACTGGGCTGGAAATTCTCTCAGAATATAGAGGCAAGGAGTCAGCTTAAGAACCTGGAACTtataggaaaaaggaagaagaggaaggagaataCTTAGAAGTTGTTATGGCTCCCGTATCCCCTAAAGTGTTGTAACTATGATTAGGGCCTCTGAGAACCAGCAGGGTTAAAGCAGAGAAGATGCTCTGAGGCTGGCCAGGTCCCCATGTGAATAGCACTGAGGCGAGGTCATCTTGAGTATCACTGTGTCCGTCAGCACTGCTCCAGAAGTTCAAGACAATCGTAGACACCAGATATTCCCTCTTGCCACGGAAATTGGATCTATACACCTACAAATTAAGCATTTCGAAAGGAAAAGCCACGGTGTAGTGGCAAGATTGGTACTAAATTAACCCTTGGAATTGGAGATGTATAGGCCTGCTGCAGAGGAATTCACTAGCCGTTCTCTTTTCCATCATTTCAGCCTTAGGAGTAGAAATCACATCACTCCTGTCCCTGGCTTTTCACTGAGCAGCACTTTGTTCCTCCAGTTCAGCCCAAAGCCTGGCCAAGTTGATGTTAAATTTTAATAAGAGTTTCTTCTTTCCAAATGCCAGTCAAGcacatttataatacatttagGTGGGGAAGCTTGTTCTTTTCCAGAAATCTTCATCTAGATTGCTTGTCATGTTACAAATACTGTTTCAAATAATTACTATAGTTCAGTAATCAGCTCACTGCCCCTCCTTGAGAAGGTATCATCACGCCTAAAATCAAGCCAAATTCAGTAAGGAAAGACTCAGTCCTTATGCTCATGTTCTGCCTGGTCCTAAAGGGGGGctgttttattctaatttttttccagaaagctaATCAGAGCAGGTTACGTAGATCCAGTACTAACcagtgaaagaaaaatcatacagGTTCAAACGTGTTACCAATTGTGACACGTCTCACAATGTTGTGTGAACGGCAATCATCCAAACAGACaggaaaaaataggaatagaTGTTTTGAAATGGGAAACACTAAAACAGCTCGATACTTGAAATAATTCGAAGGGgagatattaaaaacattttaaaattcaatggtATAATTTGATGGGCACCGAAACCACATGCTTATTCCCTATCACTTTAAAGAGGAAAGTACTACAGTTCTCATGCTGTTCTCTATGAGGGTCACTGAGAGATGGACAACTGACAGGAGTGTTTAGTTGGCTCTTCCTAAGCACTTAGTTCATTTGGTTACAGCTAAGTGATATTAATGCCAATATTATATGAGCCAGCTTCTGACTCTGGAGTTTTAATCCCAATGTGCCCATTAGATTTcactaaatataaatatgtagacACTTTGAACCAGGAAggttaaaagaacaaaagaccACAATCCCTAAAACCAGTTAATTGTTCTATTAGTGGACCATTTAAATTAGATCTCATCAGAATGGcaagtttggggatttttttttttttaagtttagggaGATTTTGTAAATCTCACTTCACTCTTGGCTCCATTTTAACCTAGAGTGAGAGGACTTTGCCATCTCCCAACATCATTTCATCCATCACtttcaaaaaactcaaaatgttgAAGAAACAGACCTGTCTCCCGGAACTAGAAGAACTTAGAGATCAGGCTCAACCCCTGTTTCCAGGTAGGACTTCCTGGAGCTGATCCAAAAAGACCATacttcccttttctttaaaaaaaactctgaagAAAATCCCAAGTCCTCCTATAGTGGTTAACCACAATTCTCAtaattataaattctttatatGCAGCCTATATCCTCCTTTTGCAAAAAGTAGATTCAATATGTGAGTAAAGCATTTATCCCAGTTTTCGGCATGTAGTCAGCACTCAATAATATATGGCAgcttttactgttatttttattgttagttaTGCCCTTGACCTACAGTTCCAGCATAGAGAAAAACAGCCTCTAGCTGATCATACAAAAACTCTTCTTGTTTTTAAAGACCGTTTCAAAGATTAAACCTATATAACCACTGTCATGACCAAAAGGGTTGGTGGGTCCTGTGAGTCCAGATTAGAAAGGCAGTGGTGTAAGTAGCCAGAGCTCCCGGGGCTGTGTGGTCAAGAGCAGGGAATTGGGCAGACGGGCCTTTTGGGTCCTCCCTCCTGATTCAGCTACAGGTACAAACCCCTGGCATTTGCATTGCCCTTGCTTTATTGGTTCTAGGTTAAGTGCATCCTTTTGTCAGAATCTTTCCTCTTTTCAGATACTCATGGCAGAGCCCACCCCCAGCTATTGGAATAAATATCACCATAAAGCCCCCAAGTCTGTCTACACATGACACCAATACAAATGACCAATTCacttgcagaggaaaaaaaacccacaaacgtTTAGCCACCTGTTTAATGCTAGTCCCTCAGTTTTCATCAGTTGTTCTGAGTGTCATGTGCAGACATGCAGATCCAGGCGAGACAGAGTTAAAGTGTGGTATTATGAATCCCTCCCAAACCCAGAAAACATTCCCCGTATTTGACGATTAAACGTCTATGCTTCCTCCGCCTTTGCTCCTGTGTCTTCACTGTCCTTGATCATTGTACAAGTGCCGTGCGTTTAGTAGTGTGTATGCCTAGCAGTCCCGACTGTGACCGCTGTGCTGTCTGTGTGTAACTTTGATGTCAGGCACTGACCATGGGGCTACCAGCCAGGA
Above is a genomic segment from Balaenoptera musculus isolate JJ_BM4_2016_0621 chromosome 14, mBalMus1.pri.v3, whole genome shotgun sequence containing:
- the ST8SIA3 gene encoding sia-alpha-2,3-Gal-beta-1,4-GlcNAc-R:alpha 2,8-sialyltransferase; translated protein: MRNCKMARVASVLGLVMLSVALLILSLISYVSLKKENIFTTPKYANPGAPRMYMFHAGFRSQFALKLLDPSFVPFPHSLTHELQARPKWTFNRTAFLHQRQEILQHVDVIKNFSLTKNSVRIGQLMHYDYSSHKYVFSISNNFRSLLPDVSPIVNKHYNICAVVGNSGILTGSRCGQQIDKSDFVFRCNFAPTEAFQRDVGRKTNLTTFNPSILEKYYNNLLTIQDRNNFFLSLKKLDGAILWIPAFFFHTSATVTRTLVDFFVEHRGQLKVQLAWPGNIMQHVNRYWKNKHLSPKRLSTGILMYTLASAICEEIHLYGFWPFGFDPNTREDLPYHYYDKKGTKFTTKWQESHQLPAEFQLLYRMHGEGLAKLTLSRCA